From a single Actinomyces viscosus genomic region:
- the ispG gene encoding flavodoxin-dependent (E)-4-hydroxy-3-methylbut-2-enyl-diphosphate synthase, whose product MTEAIALGIPTMRAQAPVLAPRRPTRKIKVGSLNVGGDAPITVQSMTTTKTHDIGATLQQIAELTASGCDIVRVACPTDKDAEALPIIAKQSRIPVIADIHFNPKYVFAAIEAGCGAVRVNPGNIRKFDDQVADICKAASDAGVSLRIGVNAGSLDKRLLKKYGKATPEALVESATWEAGLFEENDFHDFKISVKHHDVVTMVQAYRLLSEAGRWPLHLGVTEAGPAFQGTIKSCAAFGTLLAEGIGDTIRVSLSAPPVEEVKVGTKLLEFMGLRDRQLEIVSCPSCGRAQVDVWTLAEEVEAGLKKVTAPLRVAVMGCVVNGPGEAREADLGCASGNGKGQIFVRGQVVETVPEDQVVETLLKHAEVMAAEMAEELGEEALAGTSPMVSAAG is encoded by the coding sequence GTGACTGAAGCGATCGCTCTTGGCATCCCCACGATGCGTGCCCAGGCCCCGGTCCTGGCACCGCGCCGACCGACCCGCAAGATCAAGGTCGGCAGCCTCAACGTCGGTGGAGACGCCCCCATCACGGTGCAGTCGATGACCACCACGAAGACCCACGACATCGGCGCCACGCTCCAGCAGATCGCCGAGCTGACGGCCTCGGGGTGCGACATCGTCCGCGTGGCCTGTCCCACTGACAAGGACGCCGAGGCGCTGCCGATCATCGCCAAACAGTCGCGCATCCCCGTCATCGCGGACATCCACTTCAACCCCAAGTACGTCTTCGCCGCCATCGAGGCGGGCTGCGGCGCCGTGCGCGTCAACCCCGGCAATATCCGCAAGTTCGACGACCAGGTCGCCGACATCTGCAAGGCAGCATCCGACGCCGGCGTCTCCCTGCGCATCGGTGTCAACGCCGGCTCCCTCGACAAGCGCCTGCTCAAGAAGTACGGCAAGGCTACCCCCGAGGCCCTCGTGGAGTCGGCCACCTGGGAGGCCGGGCTGTTCGAGGAGAACGACTTCCACGACTTCAAGATCTCCGTCAAGCACCACGACGTCGTCACCATGGTGCAGGCCTACCGGCTCCTGTCCGAGGCCGGCCGGTGGCCCCTCCACCTGGGGGTGACCGAGGCCGGTCCCGCCTTCCAGGGCACCATCAAGTCCTGCGCCGCCTTCGGCACCCTGCTTGCCGAGGGGATCGGCGACACCATCCGCGTCTCCCTGTCCGCGCCCCCGGTCGAGGAGGTCAAGGTGGGCACCAAGCTCCTGGAGTTCATGGGGCTGCGGGACCGCCAGCTCGAGATCGTCTCCTGCCCCTCCTGCGGGCGGGCCCAGGTCGACGTGTGGACCCTGGCCGAGGAGGTGGAGGCCGGGCTCAAGAAGGTCACCGCGCCGTTGCGCGTGGCCGTCATGGGCTGTGTCGTCAACGGCCCCGGTGAGGCCCGTGAGGCCGACCTGGGCTGCGCCTCGGGCAACGGCAAGGGCCAGATCTTCGTGCGCGGACAGGTCGTCGAGACCGTCCCCGAGGACCAGGTTGTCGAGACCCTCCTCAAGCATGCCGAGGTCATGGCCGCCGAGATGGCCGAGGAGCTCGGCGAGGAGGCCCTGGCCGGTACCAGCCCCATGGTCTCCGCCGCCGGCTGA
- a CDS encoding M50 family metallopeptidase: MSTTLAYILGIVILVIGIGVSVALHELGHMIPAKRFGVKVPEYFIGFGPRIWSVKRGETEYGVKAIWLGGYVKLVGMLPPARPGKPDRRRKDGSLGMVGEARAEALEEIQPGEEHRAFYTLSVPKKLIVMAGGILTNLLLGIVLLAVAIGVVGVPGRTTTLATVAPCVSSNIDADAPCQDSDPVGPASAAGIEAGDRIVSWGGVEVSTWEELQARIAAGGTSPTQVVVERDGARRTVTVTPVEAQRTVLDSQGSPVKDASGAVRTEPRPYVGIGPSLGTIPQSPAKIPGLIGQAIGGTVKAIATLPVGLYHAVQAGLGIEQRSADSGVVGLVGMGRMAGQATSGGAAGGGEVPLSMRVSSMLMLLGSLNLALFAFNLVPLLPLDGGHVAGACWEGIRRMIAKAQGKPDPGPVDTAKMLPLGQVVFGLLVVMALVLVWVDIAAPL, translated from the coding sequence GTGAGCACCACCCTGGCCTACATCCTGGGCATCGTCATCCTCGTCATCGGGATCGGTGTCTCGGTGGCCCTTCACGAGCTCGGGCACATGATCCCGGCCAAGAGGTTCGGGGTGAAGGTGCCCGAGTACTTCATCGGCTTCGGCCCGAGGATCTGGTCGGTCAAGCGCGGCGAGACCGAGTACGGCGTCAAGGCCATCTGGCTGGGCGGCTACGTCAAGCTCGTCGGCATGCTGCCACCGGCCAGACCCGGAAAGCCGGACCGACGACGCAAGGACGGCAGCCTCGGCATGGTCGGTGAGGCGCGCGCCGAGGCCCTCGAGGAGATCCAGCCCGGCGAGGAGCACCGCGCCTTCTACACTCTGAGCGTGCCCAAGAAGCTGATCGTCATGGCCGGGGGGATCCTCACCAACCTGCTCCTGGGGATCGTGCTCCTGGCCGTCGCCATCGGCGTGGTCGGCGTCCCGGGGCGCACGACGACGCTGGCGACCGTGGCGCCCTGCGTCTCGTCCAACATCGACGCGGACGCTCCCTGCCAGGACTCCGACCCGGTCGGGCCCGCCAGCGCAGCCGGCATCGAGGCCGGCGACCGGATCGTCTCCTGGGGCGGGGTCGAGGTCTCCACCTGGGAGGAGCTGCAGGCCCGGATCGCAGCCGGCGGAACGAGCCCCACCCAGGTCGTCGTCGAGCGCGACGGCGCGAGGCGCACCGTGACCGTCACCCCGGTCGAGGCCCAGCGGACCGTCCTCGACTCGCAGGGCTCTCCGGTCAAGGACGCCTCCGGCGCCGTGCGCACCGAGCCCCGCCCCTACGTGGGCATCGGTCCGTCCCTGGGAACCATTCCGCAGAGCCCGGCCAAGATACCGGGCCTCATCGGTCAGGCCATCGGCGGCACGGTCAAGGCGATCGCCACCCTTCCGGTCGGGCTCTACCACGCCGTCCAGGCCGGGCTGGGCATCGAGCAGCGCAGCGCCGACAGCGGGGTCGTGGGCCTGGTGGGCATGGGGCGCATGGCCGGACAGGCCACCAGCGGCGGCGCGGCCGGGGGCGGGGAGGTCCCCCTGTCGATGCGGGTCAGCAGCATGCTCATGCTGCTGGGCAGCCTCAACCTGGCGCTGTTCGCCTTCAACCTGGTGCCGCTGCTGCCCCTGGACGGCGGGCACGTGGCCGGAGCCTGCTGGGAGGGGATCCGGCGCATGATCGCCAAGGCGCAGGGGAAGCCCGACCCGGGACCGGTGGACACCGCCAAGATGCTGCCACTCGGTCAGGTCGTCTTCGGCCTGCTCGTCGTCATGGCCCTGGTCCTGGTGTGGGTGGATATCGCGGCCCCACTGTGA
- the dxr gene encoding 1-deoxy-D-xylulose-5-phosphate reductoisomerase, whose protein sequence is MTGHAPSRSHSPQSPRRLVLLGSTGSIGTQTLEVLSRLGKHAPRVVALAAGGSRLELLARQAITWEVPVLAVTGGGEDLSDRLRDALAAAAAEAGRPDPVTTILTGPDAATTAVEAAGLGPEDTVVNGITGSVGLLPTLAALRSGARLALANKESLVVGGALVRQSLTRPGQVVPVDSEHSAIAQALASGRHEKGLTSTVISGHSEVRRLVLTASGGPFRGRSRAELTGIGAAAALNHPTWDMGPVVTINSSTLINKGLELIEAHLLFDVAPEQIDVVVHPQSVIHSMVEFTDGATIAQASPPDMRLPIALGLTWPERPDLSGLVEPNRWSEPVSWAFEPLDGEVFPAVDLARSAVAASPTHPAVLNAANEQAVAAFLAGGLQWLDIVEIDAAVVGEHEGLAAPSLDDVLAAETWARTRADELIAARNGGTHS, encoded by the coding sequence ATGACCGGCCACGCACCGTCACGTTCCCATTCCCCCCAGTCCCCCAGGCGACTGGTTCTGCTCGGATCCACCGGGTCGATCGGCACCCAGACCCTCGAGGTCCTCTCCCGCCTGGGGAAGCACGCCCCGCGAGTGGTCGCCCTGGCCGCCGGCGGATCGCGCCTGGAGCTCCTGGCCCGCCAGGCCATCACCTGGGAGGTCCCCGTCCTGGCCGTCACCGGCGGGGGAGAGGACCTCTCCGACCGCCTGCGCGACGCCCTGGCGGCCGCGGCCGCCGAGGCCGGTCGCCCCGACCCGGTCACCACGATCCTCACCGGTCCCGACGCCGCTACGACGGCGGTCGAGGCCGCCGGTCTCGGGCCCGAGGACACGGTCGTCAACGGCATCACGGGCTCCGTGGGCCTGCTGCCCACGCTGGCCGCCCTGCGCAGCGGGGCTCGCCTGGCCCTGGCCAACAAGGAGTCCCTCGTCGTCGGGGGAGCACTGGTCCGCCAGTCACTCACCCGACCCGGCCAGGTCGTCCCCGTCGACTCCGAGCACTCCGCCATCGCCCAGGCGCTGGCCAGCGGCCGTCACGAGAAGGGACTGACCAGCACCGTCATCAGCGGTCACAGCGAGGTGCGCCGGCTGGTCCTGACCGCCTCGGGCGGCCCCTTCCGCGGCAGGAGCCGCGCCGAGCTCACGGGGATCGGTGCGGCCGCCGCCCTCAACCATCCCACCTGGGACATGGGGCCAGTGGTGACCATCAACTCCTCGACCCTCATCAACAAGGGGCTCGAGCTCATCGAGGCCCACCTCCTGTTCGACGTCGCCCCCGAGCAGATCGACGTCGTCGTCCACCCCCAGTCCGTCATCCACTCCATGGTCGAGTTCACCGACGGCGCCACCATCGCCCAGGCCTCGCCACCCGACATGCGCCTGCCCATCGCCCTGGGACTGACCTGGCCCGAGCGCCCCGACCTGTCCGGCCTGGTGGAGCCCAACCGCTGGAGCGAGCCGGTCAGCTGGGCCTTCGAGCCGCTGGACGGTGAGGTCTTCCCCGCCGTCGACCTGGCCCGCAGCGCCGTCGCGGCCTCACCCACCCACCCGGCCGTCCTCAACGCCGCCAACGAGCAGGCCGTCGCCGCCTTCCTGGCCGGTGGGCTCCAGTGGCTGGACATCGTCGAGATCGACGCGGCCGTCGTCGGCGAGCACGAGGGCCTTGCCGCCCCGAGCCTCGACGACGTCCTGGCCGCCGAGACCTGGGCGCGTACCCGCGCCGACGAGCTCATCGCGGCACGAAACGGAGGAACGCACTCGTGA
- a CDS encoding DivIVA domain-containing protein, whose translation MSDMFPKSALLRPGYRPEQVDRYFETAHEIYDAGELDEMDSEGVRTVAFDVVLRGYQPQAVDAALDRLEAAFLQRRRAAFVAKKGRQAWMDQVTQLATTLYPRLLRPAGERFAPASGQGYDKTDVDALMDRIAGYFDSDTTLTSSEVRGAVFRRARGSKAYGEPSVDRYLARVVEVLLSVE comes from the coding sequence ATGAGCGACATGTTCCCCAAGTCAGCGCTCCTGCGACCGGGCTACCGCCCCGAGCAGGTCGACCGCTACTTCGAGACGGCTCACGAGATCTATGACGCCGGTGAGCTCGACGAGATGGACTCCGAGGGCGTGCGTACCGTCGCCTTCGACGTGGTCCTGCGCGGCTACCAGCCCCAGGCCGTGGACGCCGCCCTCGACCGGCTCGAGGCCGCCTTCCTTCAGCGCCGGCGCGCCGCCTTCGTGGCCAAGAAGGGCCGTCAGGCCTGGATGGACCAGGTCACCCAGCTCGCCACCACCCTGTACCCGCGCCTCCTGCGCCCCGCCGGCGAGCGCTTCGCCCCGGCCTCCGGGCAGGGGTACGACAAGACCGACGTCGACGCCCTCATGGACCGCATCGCCGGCTACTTCGACTCCGACACCACCCTGACCTCCAGTGAGGTGCGCGGGGCGGTCTTCCGTCGGGCACGCGGCAGCAAGGCCTACGGGGAGCCCAGCGTCGACCGCTACCTGGCGCGCGTCGTCGAGGTGCTCCTGTCCGTCGAGTGA
- the rlmN gene encoding 23S rRNA (adenine(2503)-C(2))-methyltransferase RlmN — translation MSPSRVQQRHRRPQPVSITGRPAHGQVQVMPTDQPPEGATSPDARPRLSFAVPAARGKAPRHLADLDLAGRKAACKDSGLPSFRADQLSRHYFTHFTRDSADMTDLPASQREQLCAELLPELITPVRALRADGGRTIKHLWELHDGVRVESVLMRYKDRTTLCVSSQAGCGMACPFCATGQMGLTRNLSTAEIVEQVRHAAQTSAAGDLTVGPARLSNVVFMGMGEPMVNYKNVVGALHRLIDPAPEGFGMSARGITVSTVGLVPLIRRLAGEGLPVTLAVSLHAPDDELRDELIPVNSKWKVGELLDAAHDYFLATGRRVSIEYALIKDMNDHAWRAQLLADELNRRDTGWAHVNPIPLNPTPGSIWTCSEVAVQDMFVDTLRRAGITTTVRDTRGSDIDGACGQLATEVLNQERAKTT, via the coding sequence GTGAGTCCTTCGCGAGTACAGCAGCGCCACCGGCGCCCGCAGCCCGTCAGCATCACCGGGCGGCCGGCTCACGGGCAGGTTCAGGTCATGCCCACCGACCAGCCGCCGGAGGGAGCCACCAGCCCCGACGCCAGGCCGCGACTCTCCTTCGCCGTACCGGCGGCGCGCGGCAAGGCTCCCCGTCACCTGGCCGATCTCGACCTGGCCGGGCGCAAGGCAGCCTGCAAGGACTCGGGACTGCCCTCCTTCCGGGCCGATCAGCTCTCCCGCCACTACTTCACGCACTTCACCCGCGACAGCGCGGACATGACCGACCTGCCCGCCTCCCAGCGCGAGCAGCTGTGCGCCGAACTGCTGCCCGAGCTCATCACCCCGGTGCGCGCTCTGCGCGCCGACGGCGGACGCACCATCAAGCACCTGTGGGAGCTGCACGACGGCGTCCGCGTCGAGAGCGTCCTCATGCGCTACAAGGACCGCACCACCCTGTGCGTGTCCTCCCAGGCCGGCTGCGGCATGGCCTGCCCCTTCTGCGCCACCGGACAGATGGGCCTGACCCGCAACCTGTCCACCGCGGAGATCGTCGAGCAGGTGCGCCACGCCGCTCAGACCTCCGCCGCCGGCGACCTGACCGTGGGGCCGGCGCGCCTGTCCAACGTGGTCTTCATGGGCATGGGCGAGCCGATGGTCAACTACAAGAACGTCGTCGGCGCCCTCCATCGGCTCATTGACCCGGCCCCCGAGGGCTTCGGCATGTCGGCCCGCGGCATCACGGTCTCCACGGTGGGGCTGGTCCCCCTCATCCGCCGGCTCGCCGGCGAGGGCCTGCCGGTGACCCTGGCCGTCTCCCTGCACGCCCCCGACGACGAGTTGCGCGATGAGCTCATCCCCGTCAACTCCAAGTGGAAGGTCGGCGAGCTGCTCGACGCCGCCCACGACTACTTCCTGGCCACCGGTCGACGCGTGTCCATCGAGTACGCGCTCATCAAGGACATGAACGACCACGCCTGGCGCGCCCAGCTGCTCGCCGACGAGCTCAACCGCAGGGACACCGGATGGGCCCATGTCAACCCCATCCCGCTCAACCCGACGCCGGGCTCCATCTGGACCTGCTCGGAGGTTGCGGTTCAGGATATGTTCGTCGACACGCTTCGGCGTGCCGGAATTACCACGACAGTGCGAGACACTCGAGGCAGCGACATCGACGGTGCCTGCGGTCAGCTCGCGACCGAGGTACTCAACCAGGAGAGGGCTAAGACGACATGA